One window of Cellulomonas shaoxiangyii genomic DNA carries:
- a CDS encoding response regulator: protein MSTVRVLVADDHPVVRSGLTGLLALEPDVEVVGEAADGEEAVALATSLRPDLVLMDLRMPGTDGADATARIVATLPGVHVLVLTTYETDTDILRAVEAGATGYLLKDTPREQLVAGVRAAARGESALSPSVARRLVQQVRGDTGERLTPREREVLAGVARGLSNAAIGRDLFITEATVKTHLLRAFAKLGVDDRTRAVTVAIERGILPGA, encoded by the coding sequence GTGAGCACCGTCCGTGTCCTCGTCGCCGACGACCACCCCGTCGTCCGGTCCGGCCTGACCGGCCTGCTCGCTCTCGAGCCGGACGTCGAGGTGGTCGGCGAGGCGGCCGACGGCGAGGAGGCGGTCGCCCTGGCGACGTCGCTGCGCCCCGACCTCGTCCTGATGGACCTGCGCATGCCGGGCACGGACGGCGCCGACGCGACCGCGCGCATCGTCGCCACGCTCCCCGGGGTCCACGTGCTGGTCCTGACCACGTACGAGACGGACACCGACATCCTGCGGGCGGTCGAGGCGGGTGCGACGGGGTACCTGCTCAAGGACACGCCGCGCGAGCAGCTCGTCGCCGGGGTCCGCGCGGCCGCGCGCGGCGAGTCGGCGCTGTCGCCGTCGGTCGCGCGCCGGCTCGTGCAGCAGGTGCGCGGCGACACGGGCGAGCGCCTGACCCCCCGCGAGCGCGAGGTGCTCGCCGGGGTGGCGCGCGGCCTGTCGAACGCGGCGATCGGCCGCGACCTGTTCATCACCGAGGCGACCGTCAAGACGCACCTGCTGCGGGCGTTCGCCAAGCTCGGCGTCGACGACCGGACGCGCGCGGTCACGGTCGCGATCGAGCGGGGCATCCTGCCGGGCGCCTGA
- a CDS encoding ABC transporter permease produces the protein MSTTAPIRDRGADRRPASVPARLPGLVRLGAARTAYEVRGFARERDAVVFVFLYPVVMLAIFATVFGSDEEVLAGSGVMFPQYFLPGMVATGVMLSSFQALATAVAVERDDGTLKRLRATPLPAAAYFLGKTGQVLITSALQTAVLLVVAALVFDVPMPDDAGRWWTFLWVALLGTAAGAVCGVAFSALPRSGRSVSAVVTPVVLVLQFISGVFFRFDQLPTWMQQVAGVFPLKWLAQGMRSVFLPDEAAALEPSGSWQHGLTAAVLAAWLVAGLVVGVRTFRWRRRDDG, from the coding sequence ATGAGCACCACCGCCCCGATCCGGGATCGCGGCGCCGACCGTCGGCCCGCGTCCGTCCCCGCCCGCCTGCCGGGGCTCGTCCGCCTCGGCGCCGCGCGCACCGCGTACGAGGTGCGCGGCTTCGCCCGCGAGCGCGACGCCGTGGTCTTCGTCTTCCTCTACCCGGTCGTCATGCTCGCGATCTTCGCGACGGTCTTCGGCAGTGACGAGGAGGTGCTGGCCGGGTCGGGCGTGATGTTCCCGCAGTACTTCCTGCCCGGCATGGTGGCGACCGGCGTCATGCTCTCGAGCTTCCAGGCCCTCGCGACCGCCGTCGCCGTGGAGCGCGACGACGGCACGCTCAAGCGGCTCCGGGCGACGCCCCTGCCCGCGGCGGCGTACTTCCTCGGCAAGACCGGTCAGGTCCTCATCACGTCGGCGCTGCAGACGGCCGTGCTGCTCGTCGTGGCGGCCCTCGTGTTCGACGTCCCGATGCCCGACGACGCCGGCCGGTGGTGGACCTTCCTGTGGGTGGCGCTGCTGGGCACGGCGGCAGGTGCGGTCTGCGGCGTCGCGTTCTCGGCGCTGCCGCGCTCGGGGCGCAGCGTGAGCGCCGTCGTGACGCCGGTGGTGCTGGTCCTGCAGTTCATCTCCGGCGTCTTCTTCCGGTTCGACCAGCTCCCGACGTGGATGCAGCAGGTGGCAGGCGTGTTCCCCCTCAAGTGGCTCGCCCAGGGCATGCGGTCGGTGTTCCTCCCCGACGAGGCCGCGGCGCTCGAGCCGTCGGGCTCGTGGCAGCACGGGCTCACGGCGGCGGTGCTCGCCGCCTGGCTCGTCGCGGGCCTCGTGGTCGGGGTGCGCACGTTCCGCTGGCGCCGTCGCGACGACGGCTGA
- a CDS encoding sensor histidine kinase, whose translation MSEQSPAAPAPDAVPGTAGTAPGPHGRELERHGFWVRTLRTWDAVFVAMLGVYTVAVLVDSMPPARQTVALLLVVLLAAAYVLLGRQGALRGAPRLTDAYLVVLTAVAVAQVALGGLGTALLFVVFSHIWFFSRRRVAGIAWSSAVTVGITVAAAWRVGADADGVAVIAGEFGVALLFAIVLGLWITQVAEQSEERAHLLEELRAAQDELGASHHAAGVLAERARLAGEIHDTLAQGFTSVVMLAQAASAELERDRVAQARTRLGHIEDVARDNLAEARALVAAFAPPGLDDGGLSAALVRLAHRFRDETGVRVLVEDTTGGAVGREQEVVLLRAAQESLANVRKHAQASTVTLRLARTGGDVVLEVADDGRGTTGAPEGAGLRGMRARVDAAGGTLDVSGAPGGGTRVLLRVPVPPDDDLDAPPPDPSTPDAPAVHDPQEHP comes from the coding sequence ATGAGCGAGCAGTCGCCGGCGGCCCCTGCGCCGGACGCGGTCCCCGGCACGGCCGGGACGGCTCCGGGACCGCACGGCCGCGAGCTCGAGCGGCACGGGTTCTGGGTCCGGACGCTGCGCACGTGGGACGCGGTGTTCGTCGCGATGCTCGGGGTGTACACGGTCGCCGTCCTCGTGGACTCCATGCCCCCGGCGCGGCAGACGGTGGCGCTCCTGCTGGTCGTCCTCCTCGCGGCCGCCTACGTGCTGCTCGGGCGGCAGGGTGCGCTGCGCGGCGCCCCCCGGCTCACCGACGCCTACCTCGTCGTGCTCACGGCTGTCGCGGTGGCTCAGGTCGCCCTGGGCGGCCTCGGCACCGCACTGCTGTTCGTCGTGTTCTCGCACATCTGGTTCTTCTCGCGTCGCCGGGTCGCCGGCATCGCCTGGAGCTCCGCCGTCACGGTGGGCATCACCGTGGCGGCCGCGTGGCGCGTCGGGGCCGACGCGGACGGCGTCGCCGTCATCGCGGGCGAGTTCGGCGTCGCGCTCCTGTTCGCGATCGTGCTCGGCCTGTGGATCACGCAGGTGGCCGAGCAGAGCGAGGAGCGGGCCCACCTGCTCGAGGAGCTCCGGGCGGCGCAGGACGAGCTCGGGGCGTCCCACCACGCCGCGGGCGTGCTCGCCGAGCGCGCCCGCCTCGCCGGCGAGATCCACGACACCCTCGCCCAGGGGTTCACGTCCGTCGTGATGCTCGCGCAGGCGGCGTCGGCCGAGCTGGAGCGCGACCGGGTCGCGCAGGCGCGGACCCGCCTCGGTCACATCGAGGACGTCGCGCGCGACAACCTCGCCGAGGCGCGCGCGCTCGTGGCCGCGTTCGCCCCGCCCGGCCTCGACGACGGCGGGCTCAGCGCGGCCCTCGTGCGGCTGGCGCACCGGTTCCGGGACGAGACCGGCGTCCGTGTGCTCGTCGAGGACACCACCGGCGGCGCGGTCGGCCGCGAGCAGGAGGTCGTGCTGCTGCGCGCGGCGCAGGAGTCGCTGGCGAACGTGCGCAAGCACGCGCAGGCGTCGACGGTGACGCTGCGGCTGGCACGCACCGGCGGGGACGTCGTCCTCGAGGTGGCCGACGACGGCCGCGGGACGACCGGCGCGCCCGAGGGCGCAGGGCTGCGCGGCATGCGCGCCCGCGTCGACGCCGCAGGAGGCACGCTCGACGTGTCGGGGGCCCCCGGTGGTGGCACCCGCGTGCTCCTGCGCGTGCCGGTGCCGCCGGACGACGACCTCGACGCCCCACCTCCCGACCCGTCGACCCCCGACGCACCGGCCGTGCACGACCCGCAGGAGCACCCGTGA
- a CDS encoding sensor histidine kinase, whose product MSSAAGDGHGAADPAETRSPGGATVRVRLMAAVVALTATALTVAGATGLALQLRDVDARIDESLTRAVAAVRVLEAEGQADPSAPTEPEARVPWTSLDVLLRKAVESRIPGEHEGVVAFLGGEMKWRPADETGAIRLDTDRELMAWLADVGSDDGTDSGAPRPRTVTTGTTEYRLVAVPVRVDAQPAAEGLVVVAFDRSAATAGVRRIFLTYSAVGLFALAAVSVVAWFVVGRMLRPVRMLRDTVRRVTESDLSERIAVLGKDDLADLAGSVNAMLDRLERAFGSQRELLDDVGHELRTPLTIVRGHLELLDPSDAADVRATQALALDELDRMQRLVDDLVTLAIADRPDFVRPAPVDVGRLTDDVLEKARALGERRFVVVSRADVTARVDAQRITQAWLQLLANAVRFSAPGSTVRLGSEVAGGRLLLWVRDEGPGVPPEQEARIFERFHRGRADRVQHGAGLGLPIVAAIAAAHGGRVFLEHPPPGAGPGVVFVLDLPAVGLVAGASDVSLELVEQHR is encoded by the coding sequence ATGTCGAGCGCGGCGGGTGACGGCCACGGTGCGGCCGACCCCGCCGAGACGCGGTCGCCGGGCGGCGCCACCGTGCGGGTGCGGCTCATGGCCGCGGTCGTGGCCCTCACGGCGACCGCCCTGACGGTGGCCGGGGCGACGGGCCTGGCCCTGCAGCTGCGGGACGTGGACGCCCGCATCGACGAGTCCCTCACCCGTGCGGTGGCCGCCGTGCGCGTCCTCGAGGCCGAGGGGCAGGCGGACCCCTCGGCGCCCACGGAGCCCGAGGCGAGGGTCCCCTGGACGTCGCTCGACGTGCTGCTGCGCAAGGCCGTGGAGAGCCGGATCCCGGGCGAGCACGAGGGCGTCGTCGCCTTCCTGGGCGGGGAGATGAAGTGGCGCCCGGCCGACGAGACCGGCGCGATCCGGCTCGACACCGACCGCGAGCTCATGGCGTGGCTCGCCGACGTCGGCAGCGACGACGGCACGGACTCGGGCGCGCCCCGGCCGCGCACGGTGACGACCGGCACCACCGAGTACCGGCTGGTGGCCGTGCCGGTGCGCGTCGACGCGCAGCCCGCCGCGGAGGGACTGGTCGTCGTCGCGTTCGACCGCTCGGCCGCGACCGCCGGGGTGCGGCGCATCTTCCTCACCTACTCGGCCGTCGGGCTGTTCGCGCTCGCCGCGGTCTCGGTCGTGGCGTGGTTCGTGGTCGGGCGCATGCTGCGACCCGTCCGGATGCTGCGCGACACGGTGCGCCGGGTCACCGAGTCCGACCTGTCGGAGCGCATCGCCGTCCTCGGCAAGGACGACCTGGCCGACCTCGCCGGCTCGGTGAACGCGATGCTCGACCGGCTCGAGCGCGCGTTCGGGTCGCAGCGCGAGCTGCTCGACGACGTCGGGCACGAGCTGCGCACGCCGCTCACGATCGTGCGGGGGCACCTCGAGCTGCTCGACCCGTCCGACGCCGCCGACGTGCGCGCCACGCAGGCCCTGGCGCTCGACGAGCTGGACCGGATGCAGCGCCTGGTGGACGACCTCGTGACCCTCGCGATCGCCGACCGGCCGGACTTCGTCCGCCCCGCCCCCGTCGACGTCGGCCGCCTCACCGACGACGTCCTGGAGAAGGCCCGCGCGCTCGGCGAGCGCCGGTTCGTCGTGGTCTCCCGGGCGGACGTCACGGCCCGGGTCGACGCGCAGCGCATCACGCAGGCGTGGCTGCAGCTCCTCGCCAACGCGGTGCGCTTCTCGGCCCCCGGGTCCACGGTCCGGCTCGGCAGCGAGGTCGCCGGCGGGCGGCTCCTGCTGTGGGTGCGCGACGAGGGCCCGGGCGTGCCGCCGGAGCAGGAGGCGCGCATCTTCGAGCGCTTCCACCGGGGCAGGGCCGACCGCGTCCAGCACGGCGCCGGCCTGGGTCTGCCGATCGTCGCCGCCATCGCCGCGGCGCACGGCGGTCGGGTGTTCCTCGAGCACCCCCCGCCCGGAGCCGGCCCCGGGGTCGTCTTCGTCCTCGACCTGCCCGCCGTCGGCCTCGTCGCCGGCGCGTCCGACGTGTCCCTCGAGCTCGTGGAGCAGCACCGATGA